One window from the genome of Dermacentor silvarum isolate Dsil-2018 chromosome 7, BIME_Dsil_1.4, whole genome shotgun sequence encodes:
- the LOC119458687 gene encoding protein jagged-2 — translation MTGKLSQLPIQWKHLYMLSRSFTLILEALHHNNYTEPYVDRPIERLAYSGLVLPSEEWHTLRHPGRAAQLSYRIRVTCAANYYGPSCWTLCKPRDDRFGHYRCSRDGSKLCRPGWTGATCETPVCRRGCHPVHGYCERPGECVCRPGWKSELCDHCAPYPGCRHGYCNNTPWQCICDLNWGGILCDQDLNYCGTHEPCMNGGTCEHTAGPQHYLCRCRPGFSGTNCELGRGPPQGCLPAACLNGGSCVQRNGTWACACAPGWTGSRCQDVSGCLARPCQNGGDCVASSQPPGFRCICPVGYGGARCERDEDPCHPNPCAHGASCFSLGAHDYYCHCTDRYQGKNCTQDRPCGGPGGQPCSSPASLQGCAAVEEHGGGASVCGPHGRCVASGSAPATTSSCVCDAGYTGRYCHENINDCAHQPCVNGGTCVDAVNSYKCICPEGWEGPHCSKNRDECQPNPCHNGGRCTDLIADFLCECQGQWKGKTCNLRDSHCDSDTCLNGGTCEDIGDTFVCHCPENYHGHTCQIAKVNGCESNPCQNGATCVNSGRGFSCMCREGFEGPLCQQNVDDCASSPCHNGGRCIDGVNWFRCECARGFAGPDCRINVDECASNPCAPGSVCVDAIGDFECRCPPGRTGKRCHVVLVTPATYQPCEWKGIMYPEGSRWQEDCSLCSCHSGAVTCIPSACPESGCDPSGPAEQCPPGEACLSGPPAESCFVRPCAQGGQTIGHCGPLLPGLANQSSSCLPNAAEPSNACAKITLLFDRRAMAPGITVESVCSNIRRLSIRRSIVILCAQKLTDADSIEVTVFTPGRPSASTYAAVSETARSLADVISRKLTNHTALSSVIEVKVETSFVGLDQKNTGRSYLLAATVTLVGVALLGLLAALTVWFLRSHPTLCRCPLRAPVTGVIPSVSAKLDAGTPEPDKSNNQNEENMRRYQNPLRAATNTDAAEATRDTRSAELFKPPSLAASKNTNRLCDASVKQCQKDNPLSAPCSAKVFPVSDADVDTVVVLV, via the exons ACGTGGACCGGCCCATCGAGCGGCTCGCCTACTCGGGCCTGGTGCTGCCCAGCGAGGAGTGGCACACGCTGCGGCACCCGGGCCGAGCCGCGCAGCTCTCGTACCGCATACGGGTCACGTGCGCGGCCAACTACTACGGGCCGAGCTGCTGGACGCTGTGCAAGCCGCGCGACGACCGCTTCGGCCACTACCGGTGCTCGCGCGACGGCTCCAAGCTGTGCCGGCCGGGCTGGACGGGCGCCACGTGCGAGACGCCCGTGTGCCGACGCGGATGCCACCCCGTGCACGGTTACTGCGAGCGGCCCGGGGAGTGCGTCTGCCGACCCGGATGGAAGTCCGAGCTGTGCGACCACTGCGCCCCCTACCCCGGCTGCCGGCACGGGTACTGCAACAACACGCCCTGGCAG TGCATCTGCGACCTGAACTGGGGCGGCATCCTGTGCGACCAGGACCTGAACTACTGCGGCACCCATGAGCCGTGCATGAACGGCGGCACATGCGAGCACACGGCTGGACCGCAGCACTACCTATGCCGCTGCCGGCCGGGCTTCTCCGGCACCAACTGCGAGCTGGGCcgtgggccgccacagggctgcCTACCGGCCGCCTGTCTCAACGGCGGCAGCTGCGTCCAGCGAAACGGCACCTGGGCGTGCGCCTGCGCGCCCGGCTGGACCGGATCCAGATGCCAG GACGTGAGCGGCTGCCTGGCGCGTCCGTGCCAGAACGGCGGCGACTGCGTGGCGTCGTCGCAGCCCCCAGGATTCCGGTGCATCTGCCCCGTGGGCTACGGAGGCGCGCGCTGCGAGCGTGACGAGGACCCTTGCCACCCGAACCCTTGCGCGCACGGCGCCTCCTGCTTCAGTCTCGGCGCGCACGACTACTACTGCCACTGCACCGACCGTTACCAG GGCAAGAACTGCACGCAGGATAGACCATGCGGCGGTCCCGGCGGTCAGCCGTGCTCGTCCCCGGCCTCGCTGCAGGGCTGTGCGGCCGTCGAAGAACACGGCGGCGGTGCCTCGGTGTGCGGTCCGCACGGCCGCTGCGTCGCCAGTGGCAGTGCACCGGCGACCACGTCGAGCTGCGTGTGCGACGCTGGATACACGGGCCGCTACTGCCACGAGA ACATCAATGACTGTGCTCATCAACCGTGCGTAAATGGAGGAACTTGCGTGGATGCAGTCAACAGCTACAAATGCATCTGCCCAGAGGGATGGGAAGGCCCACACTGTAGCAAAA ATCGAGATGAATGCCAACCCAATCCATGCCACAATGGAGGCAGATGCACAGACCTGATTGCCGACTTCCTTTGTGAATGTCAAGGGCAGTGGAAAGGGAAGACCTGCAACCTCC GGGATTCTCACTGCGATAGTGACACATGCCTGAATGGTGGTACCTGTGAAGACATTGGTGACACCTTCGTCTGCCATTGCCCGGAAAACTACCACGGTCACACGTGTCAAATTG CCAAGGTCAATGGCTGCGAGTCCAACCCATGCCAGAATGGAGCTACGTGTGTCAACAGCGGCCGGGGTTTCTCCTGCATGTGCAGAGAAGGCTTTGAAGGACCACTCTGCCAACAAA ATGTGGACGACTGCGCTTCATCGCCCTGCCACAATGGTGGCCGCTGCATTGACGGAGTAAACTGGTTTCGGTGTGAATGTGCACGTGGTTTTGCTGGCCCCGACTGCCGCATCAATGTGGATGAGTGTGCTTCGAATCCATGTGCCCCAGGCAGCGTCTGTGTGGATGCCATTGGAGACTTTGAGTGCCGTTGTCCGCCTGGTCGTACGGGCAAGCGATGCCACGTTG TACTTGTGACCCCAGCCACATATCAGCCCTGTGAATGGAAAGGCATCATGTACCCTGAGGGAAGTCGATGGCAAGAAGACTGTTCTCTTTGCAGCTGTCATTCAGGAGCCGTGACTTGCATTCCA AGTGCGTGCCCAGAGTCTGGCTGCGACCCGTCTGGACCTGCGGAGCAATGTCCACCAGGTGAGGCCTGCTTGTCAGGCCCACCTGCAGAGTCTTGCTTCGTCAGGCCCTGTGCCCAGGGTGGCCAAACCATTGGCCACTGTGGGCCACTGCTGCCGGGGTTGGCCAACCAGTCCTCCAGCTGCCTTCCCAATGCAGCTGAGCCCAGCAACGCTTGTGCCAAAATCACGCTGCTCTTCGATCGCCGTGCCATGGCACCA GGAATCACGGTGGAATCGGTTTGCAGCAACATACGGAGACTGTCCATCCGGCGGTCCATCGTCATTCTGTGTGCACAAAAGCTGACAGACGCTGACAGTATTGAAGTGACAGTG TTCACGCCAGGCCGTCCGTCAGCATCGACTTACGCAGCAGTGAGCGAGACAGCAAGGTCCCTGGCTGATGTGATCAGCCGCAAACTCACCAACCACACAGCACTGTCCTCGGTCATTGAAGTGAAGGTGGAAACATCCTTTGTGGGCCTTGACCAGAAGAACACAG GCCGGAGCTACCTGCTTGCAGCAACAGTCACGCTGGTCGGAGTGGCCCTGTTGGGACTGCTGGCAGCACTGACCGTCTGGTTCCTGCGCTCCCACCCAACGCTGTGCCGCTGTCCACTGCGTGCACCGGTGACAGGCGTCATACCCAGCGTCAGTGCCAAGCTTGACGCCGGCACGCCCGAGCCTGACAAGTCCAACAACCAGAACGAGGAGAACATGCGGAGGTATCAGAACCCTCTTCGCGCCGCGACCAACACGGATGCTGCGGAGGCGACGAGAGACACACGCAGTGCAGAGCTCTTCAAGCCACCCTCGCTGGCTGCCTCGAAAAACACAAATAGGCTATGTGATGCCAGTGTCAAGCAGTGTCAGAAGGACAACCCGCTGAGTGCACCCTGTTCCGCCAAAGTCTTTCCGGTGTCAGATGCAGATGTGGACACTGTTGTGGTGCTTGTCTGA
- the LOC119457673 gene encoding UPF0669 protein C6orf120 homolog: MWFKCLYYGHKQESGAVVQLPAFLTLLVLWAHSSSCEPTVFREKVTGAVGAGNYSYYTLSKPGAVTILVHPLAGDPDLYVAERNAQPTFDLDSHCAQSTTCGHERIDLPRSFGRPVGIGIYGHPSHDLSLYELEVRVDDSTENLLFHDYGYAASQQPGSRHQDSPTVPGDEVTDDMGPSEEISLLWTFLLGVLKLLLEILQG, encoded by the exons ATGTGGTTCAAGTGTTTATATTACG GGCACAAACAAGAAAGTGGTGCTGTTGTACAGCTTCCGGCTTTTCTCACATTGCTGGTGCTGTGGGCTCATTCATCATCATGCGAGCCAACTGTCTTCCGTGAAAAGGTGACCGGTGCCGTTGGCGCCGGCAATTACAGCTATTACACCCTTTCGAAGCCTGGTGCAGTCACCATATTGGTTCACCCATTGGCTGGAGATCCTGACCTGTATGTGGCAGAGCGAAATGCACAGCCGACCTTTGACCTGGACAGTCATTGCGCCCAG TCGACAACATGTGGCCACGAGCGCATAGACCTGCCACGTAGCTTTGGACGACCTGTGGGCATTGGCATCTACGGCCATCCATCGCACGACCTGAGCCTCTATGAGCTTGAAGTTCGAGTGGACGACTCGACAGAGAACCTGCTCTTCCACGACTACGGTTATGCCGCATCACAGCAGCCTGGCAGCCGTCATCAGGACAGCCCCACAGTACCAGGCGACGAGGTCACTGATGACATGGGCCCATCAGAAGAGATATCCCTTTTGTGGACTTTTCTGCTTGGTGTGCTGAAGTTGCTTCTAGAGATTCTGCAGGGCTGA